Proteins from a single region of Bombus pascuorum chromosome 5, iyBomPasc1.1, whole genome shotgun sequence:
- the LOC132906617 gene encoding E3 UFM1-protein ligase 1 homolog, whose amino-acid sequence MSTVEWNEVKRLAADFQKVQLSSTLQRLSERNCVEIVAKLIESKLLEVIFTNDGKEYVTPQHLGKEIKDELYIHGGRINMVDLSQILNVNLSQVSKVANDLEKHNKGLKIILGQLIDKTYINKIAEEINDRLVRHGIINVSELTVHYDLPADFLQSVIQKELGRNIYAKQDSQDSKVFYTESFITRNKAKIRGALCAITKPTPLSAILGQCSVPERIFFLILDKLQEMKQIPGVVAGKQGTNSLYIPTIYSKSQNEWINNFYKQNGYLEYDALTRLGISDAPNFVKRHFPNEDLVFLDSVAVGANIRDQIDSNIEEAIATGSFVDISPLLPSVFSDKDMEMLLNIAKNKINMYNTYIFAKTVVMSDAFLQSLNKSFEPMADAKAREAVTSGQWFQTIAENRIKSKSADIIFENKGNKKEERRKKATTGKTGGGTQGRETKTKSTKKKYLQGKYRDPESDDENIKVPSTKIGLKIVSLEDIKNEIAKDDNLAIIDDLVDELASYLEQKVNNYAISIAEQLARNNKTTNLSEIEERLNVLVTNIKIFDKGIKHLDKADQAALTKYLLKSLGTDFVNEIFKLAAQQNMLQFSENITTEARQKMLLDLPEDVKEPLTNIHKSIAGNSIDDFLNFIDAAMAICCLVLKKYDKRKERPFILGHKEALLEELNVTQDPALALHLVTSILFIAATQSVLHMSGRHVATILSFLQKQLQLSTTEILFKYHDMVLKSLTSSDEEVKLNTRKELEAGLVEIKNIANNYKQHLRSDKLQE is encoded by the exons ATGAGTACTGTAGAATGGAATGAAGTTAAAAGACTAGCAGCTGATTTTCAAAAAGTTCAACTAAGTTCTACGCTACAAAg ATTATCAGAACGTAATTGTGTGGAAATTGTAGCAAAGCTAATAGAGAGTAAATTATTAGAAGTAATATTCACCAATGATGGTAAAGAATATGTTACACCTCAACATCTTGGCAAGGAAATTAAAGATGAATTATACATTCATGGTGGAAGAATCAACATGGTTGATTTATCACAAATCCTCAATGTTAATTTGTCTCAAGTATCCAAAGTAGCAAATGATTTAGAAAAACATAACAAAGGATTAAAGATAATACTTGGGCAACTTATTGATAAAACTTATATAAACAAGATTGCAGAAGAAATCAATGACAGATTAGTCCGACATGGGATTATCAATGTATCAGAATTGACAGTACATTATGACTTACCAGCTGATTTCTTACAATCAGTAATtcaaaaagaattaggaagaAACATATATGCTAAGCAAGACTCTCAAGATTCTAAAGTCTTTTATACAGAAAGTTTTATAACTAGAAATAAAGCAAAAATAAGAGGAGCCTTATGTGCAATTACAAAGCCTACACCGCTATCAGCAATTTTAGGACAATGTTCTGTTCCAGAAAGAATATTCTTTT taatcctagataaattacaagaaatgaaacaaattccCGGTGTAGTAGCAGGAAAACAAGGAACAAATAGTCTATACATACCAACTATATATTCTAAAAGTCAAAATGAatggataaataatttttataaacaaaatggTTATCTAg AATATGATGCACTTACTCGTCTTGGGATATCAGATGCACCAAATTTTGTAAAGCGTCATTTTCCAAATGAAGATTTAGTCTTCTTAGATTCTGTTGCAGTAGGTGCAAATATTAGAGATCAAATAGATTCAAATATTGAAGAAGCTATTGCAACTGGATCCTTTGTTGATATAAGTCCTCTTTTACCATCTGTATTTTCTGATAAAGATATGGAAATGCTTCTTAATATcgcgaagaataaaataaatatgtataatacgtacatattCGCAAAAACTGTAGTTATGTCTGATGCATTCTTACAATCTTTAAATAAGTCTTTTGAGCCAATGGCAGATGCAAAGGCTAGAGAAGCAGTAACTAGTGGACAATGGTTCCAAACGATAGCAGAGAATAGGATTAAATCTAAATCAGCAGACatcatatttgaaaataaaggaaataaaaaagaagaacgcCGGAAGAAAGCTACAACCGGCAAAACGGGTGGTGGTACGCAAGGacgagaaacaaaaacaaaatctaCTAAAAAGAAGTATCTACAAGGAAAATATCGCGATCCTGAATCCGacgatgaaaatataaaagtccCATCGACTAAAATTGGACTTAAAATAGTATCTTtggaagatattaaaaatgaaattgcaaaaGATGATAATTTAGCAATAATTGATGACCTGGTAGATGAATTAGCATCATACTTAGAACAAAAAGTAAACAATTATGCTATATCTATTGCAGAACAGTTAGCGCGAAACAATAAAACTACAAATTTAAGTGAAATTGAAGAACGTTTAAATGTTCTAGTaacaaacattaaaatatttgacaaagGTATTAAGCATCTAGATAAAGCAGATCAAGCTGCTTTAACAAAGTACTTACTAAAATCTCTTGGTACTGATTTTGTCAacgagatatttaaattagctGCGCAGCAAAATATGCTCCAATTCTCTGAGAATATTACCACTGAAGCAAGGCAGAAAATGCTACTTGATTTGCCAGAGGATGTGAAAGAACCCTTAACTAATATACACAAATCTATTGCTGGAAATTCCATAGATGatttcttgaattttataGATGCAGCAATGGCGATTTGTTGTTTagtgttaaaaaaatatgataaaaggaaagaaagaccATTTATCTTGGGCCACAAAGAAGCCTTATTAGAAGAGCTTAATGTAACACAAGATCCTGCGTTAGCACTACATTTAGTCacaagtatattatttattgcagCAACACAAAGTGTATTACATATGTCTGGAAGACACGTAGCAAcaattctttcatttcttcaaaAACAATTGCAACTTTCAACAacggaaatattatttaaataccatg atATGGTGCTGAAAAGTTTAACTTCTTCAGATGAAGAAGTAAAACTTAATACTCGGAAGGAATTAGAAGCTGGGTtggtagaaattaaaaatattgcaaataattataaacaacATTTAAGAAGTGATAAACTACAAGAATAg
- the LOC132906619 gene encoding monocarboxylate transporter 10 isoform X3 produces MTIAENTESKRTDSTNVSNINNEILERSSLNEDSQRPEEASNSSTEGNPLLETDGKNSSVKIDVSIVKSNRTDKDEDDRASMNASRKDADDRNVIVPPDGGLRAWMVMIGSFIINGVLFSVINTYSSIYLELQRRLLESGETGASSKAALVGSLTIGTTFFLSPISGILTDKIGIQMTTFLGGAIASSGMLLSSIFSSKVTLLYLTYGVMYGLGASLAYTPSLAILGHYFKRYLGVVNGIVTAGSSVFTTLMPYLIEVILLLFGLEGTLRFLAMLTAIVMACAILFKPIPLTSVPRDQLKSKSGFKNCLKQVVNVSIWKRKRYVVWASSIPLALFGYFVPYVHIGKFVETVFKGSDKKLPIMCIGITSGIGRLVFGYIADLPKVNRILLQQISFLSIGVLTMLLPVTNSYMVLLIISLAMGLFDGCFISLLGPIAFDICGREEATQAIGFLLGMCSIPLTVGPPIAGLLYDHTGSYDIPFFLAGIPPIVGALTMFLIKFVKDEEQTIINGNTGDKTTCQNDTPSATYIKFEITRATISSDKPQFRTLALSRYIWNNDKSARSKSARIVH; encoded by the exons ATGACGATCGCGGAGAATACAGAGTCGAAGAGGACGGATTCGACGAACGTTTCTAACATCAATAACGAGATCCTCGAACGAAGTTCTCTGAACGAGGATTCGCAACGACCGGAGGAGGCCTCGAATTCGAGCACCGAAGGCAACCCTCTTTTAGAAACCGACGGTAAGAACTCGTCGGTGAAAATCGACGTGTCGATCGTGAAATCGAACAGGACGGATAAGGACGAGGATGATCGAGCGTCGATGAACGCCTCGAGGAAGGATGCTGATGACCGTAACGTGATCGTTCCACCGGATGGCGGTCTGCGAGCGTGGATGGTCATGATAGGCAGTTTCATCATCAACGGTGTTCTATTCAGCGTCATAAACACGTACTCGTCGATCTACCTTGAGTTACAGAGGAGACTGTTAGAGTCTGGAGAAACAGGGGCATCTTCGAAGGCAG CTTTGGTAGGGTCGTTAACCATTGGTACCACGTTCTTTTTATCGCCAATTTCTGGCATTCTCACCGATAAAATTGGGATTCAGATGACCACATTTTTGGGCGGTGCTATTGCGTCCAGCGGTATGCTTCTATCCTCAATATTTTCTAGCAag GTGACATTACTATATTTGACTTATGGAGTGATGTACGGACTTGGTGCTAGTCTTGCCTATACACCGAGTCTAGCGATCTTGGGCCATTATTTTAAGAGGTACTTGGGTGTGGTCAATGGTATCGTCACGGCTGGAAGCTCTGTATTTACCACCCTTATGCCATACTTAATCGAAGTCATACTTCTCCTTTTCGGTTTGGAAGGGACGTTAAGATTTTTAGCTATGCTCACTGCGATTGTCATGGCTTGCGCTATTCTCTTCAAACCGATTCCAC TTACCTCGGTGCCGCGGGATCAACTAAAATCCAAATCGGGCTTCAAAAACTGTCTGAAGCAAGTTGTGAACGTCTCGATTTGGAAGAGAAAACGATACGTGGTATGGGCTAGTTCGATCCCTCTCGCTTTGTTCGG ATATTTCGTCCCGTATGTTCACATCGGGAAATTTGTCGAGACGGTGTTTAAGGGCTCGGATAAAAAGCTGCCGATTATGTGTATCGGTATTACTTCCGGTATAGGTCGACTTGTCTTCGGATATATCGCTGACTTGCCGAAGGTGAACAGAATATTGTTGCAGcag ATATCGTTCCTTAGTATCGGTGTTCTTACAATGCTTCTCCCCGTTACGAATTCCTATATGGTTTTACTAATTATCTCTTTGGCCATGGGATTATTCGATGGCTGCTTCATATCTCTTTTGGGTCCTATTGCATTTGATATATGCGGTCGAGAAGAAGCGACACAAGCCATTGGATTCCTATTAGGCATGTGTTCTATACCTTTGACTGTGGGACCGCCCATTGCTGGTCTTCTGTATGATCATACCG GTAGCTATGACATACCTTTCTTCTTAGCGGGTATTCCACCAATAGTAGGGGCACTCACGATGTTCCTGATAAAATTCGTGAAAGACGAAGAGCAGACCATCATTAACGGAAACACAGGGGATAAAACCACTTGTCAAAATG
- the LOC132906619 gene encoding monocarboxylate transporter 10 isoform X5 yields MTIAENTESKRTDSTNVSNINNEILERSSLNEDSQRPEEASNSSTEGNPLLETDGKNSSVKIDVSIVKSNRTDKDEDDRASMNASRKDADDRNVIVPPDGGLRAWMVMIGSFIINGVLFSVINTYSSIYLELQRRLLESGETGASSKAALVGSLTIGTTFFLSPISGILTDKIGIQMTTFLGGAIASSGMLLSSIFSSKVTLLYLTYGVMYGLGASLAYTPSLAILGHYFKRYLGVVNGIVTAGSSVFTTLMPYLIEVILLLFGLEGTLRFLAMLTAIVMACAILFKPIPLTSVPRDQLKSKSGFKNCLKQVVNVSIWKRKRYVVWASSIPLALFGYFVPYVHIGKFVETVFKGSDKKLPIMCIGITSGIGRLVFGYIADLPKVNRILLQQISFLSIGVLTMLLPVTNSYMVLLIISLAMGLFDGCFISLLGPIAFDICGREEATQAIGFLLGMCSIPLTVGPPIAGLLYDHTGSYDIPFFLAGIPPIVGALTMFLIKFVKDEEQTIINGNTGDKTTCQNGR; encoded by the exons ATGACGATCGCGGAGAATACAGAGTCGAAGAGGACGGATTCGACGAACGTTTCTAACATCAATAACGAGATCCTCGAACGAAGTTCTCTGAACGAGGATTCGCAACGACCGGAGGAGGCCTCGAATTCGAGCACCGAAGGCAACCCTCTTTTAGAAACCGACGGTAAGAACTCGTCGGTGAAAATCGACGTGTCGATCGTGAAATCGAACAGGACGGATAAGGACGAGGATGATCGAGCGTCGATGAACGCCTCGAGGAAGGATGCTGATGACCGTAACGTGATCGTTCCACCGGATGGCGGTCTGCGAGCGTGGATGGTCATGATAGGCAGTTTCATCATCAACGGTGTTCTATTCAGCGTCATAAACACGTACTCGTCGATCTACCTTGAGTTACAGAGGAGACTGTTAGAGTCTGGAGAAACAGGGGCATCTTCGAAGGCAG CTTTGGTAGGGTCGTTAACCATTGGTACCACGTTCTTTTTATCGCCAATTTCTGGCATTCTCACCGATAAAATTGGGATTCAGATGACCACATTTTTGGGCGGTGCTATTGCGTCCAGCGGTATGCTTCTATCCTCAATATTTTCTAGCAag GTGACATTACTATATTTGACTTATGGAGTGATGTACGGACTTGGTGCTAGTCTTGCCTATACACCGAGTCTAGCGATCTTGGGCCATTATTTTAAGAGGTACTTGGGTGTGGTCAATGGTATCGTCACGGCTGGAAGCTCTGTATTTACCACCCTTATGCCATACTTAATCGAAGTCATACTTCTCCTTTTCGGTTTGGAAGGGACGTTAAGATTTTTAGCTATGCTCACTGCGATTGTCATGGCTTGCGCTATTCTCTTCAAACCGATTCCAC TTACCTCGGTGCCGCGGGATCAACTAAAATCCAAATCGGGCTTCAAAAACTGTCTGAAGCAAGTTGTGAACGTCTCGATTTGGAAGAGAAAACGATACGTGGTATGGGCTAGTTCGATCCCTCTCGCTTTGTTCGG ATATTTCGTCCCGTATGTTCACATCGGGAAATTTGTCGAGACGGTGTTTAAGGGCTCGGATAAAAAGCTGCCGATTATGTGTATCGGTATTACTTCCGGTATAGGTCGACTTGTCTTCGGATATATCGCTGACTTGCCGAAGGTGAACAGAATATTGTTGCAGcag ATATCGTTCCTTAGTATCGGTGTTCTTACAATGCTTCTCCCCGTTACGAATTCCTATATGGTTTTACTAATTATCTCTTTGGCCATGGGATTATTCGATGGCTGCTTCATATCTCTTTTGGGTCCTATTGCATTTGATATATGCGGTCGAGAAGAAGCGACACAAGCCATTGGATTCCTATTAGGCATGTGTTCTATACCTTTGACTGTGGGACCGCCCATTGCTGGTCTTCTGTATGATCATACCG GTAGCTATGACATACCTTTCTTCTTAGCGGGTATTCCACCAATAGTAGGGGCACTCACGATGTTCCTGATAAAATTCGTGAAAGACGAAGAGCAGACCATCATTAACGGAAACACAGGGGATAAAACCACTTGTCAAAATGGTCGGTAA
- the LOC132906619 gene encoding monocarboxylate transporter 10 isoform X1 — protein MTIAENTESKRTDSTNVSNINNEILERSSLNEDSQRPEEASNSSTEGNPLLETDGKNSSVKIDVSIVKSNRTDKDEDDRASMNASRKDADDRNVIVPPDGGLRAWMVMIGSFIINGVLFSVINTYSSIYLELQRRLLESGETGASSKAALVGSLTIGTTFFLSPISGILTDKIGIQMTTFLGGAIASSGMLLSSIFSSKVTLLYLTYGVMYGLGASLAYTPSLAILGHYFKRYLGVVNGIVTAGSSVFTTLMPYLIEVILLLFGLEGTLRFLAMLTAIVMACAILFKPIPLTSVPRDQLKSKSGFKNCLKQVVNVSIWKRKRYVVWASSIPLALFGYFVPYVHIGKFVETVFKGSDKKLPIMCIGITSGIGRLVFGYIADLPKVNRILLQQISFLSIGVLTMLLPVTNSYMVLLIISLAMGLFDGCFISLLGPIAFDICGREEATQAIGFLLGMCSIPLTVGPPIAGLLYDHTGSYDIPFFLAGIPPIVGALTMFLIKFVKDEEQTIINGNTGDKTTCQNGSSGIHFLSPYLVTTLKHEQSNWKMTRSGVHSHRSSECYGFHEDTVCQDHEIGYLGRYERSESMPLLHRENRPASGRLQRMLQSSILITC, from the exons ATGACGATCGCGGAGAATACAGAGTCGAAGAGGACGGATTCGACGAACGTTTCTAACATCAATAACGAGATCCTCGAACGAAGTTCTCTGAACGAGGATTCGCAACGACCGGAGGAGGCCTCGAATTCGAGCACCGAAGGCAACCCTCTTTTAGAAACCGACGGTAAGAACTCGTCGGTGAAAATCGACGTGTCGATCGTGAAATCGAACAGGACGGATAAGGACGAGGATGATCGAGCGTCGATGAACGCCTCGAGGAAGGATGCTGATGACCGTAACGTGATCGTTCCACCGGATGGCGGTCTGCGAGCGTGGATGGTCATGATAGGCAGTTTCATCATCAACGGTGTTCTATTCAGCGTCATAAACACGTACTCGTCGATCTACCTTGAGTTACAGAGGAGACTGTTAGAGTCTGGAGAAACAGGGGCATCTTCGAAGGCAG CTTTGGTAGGGTCGTTAACCATTGGTACCACGTTCTTTTTATCGCCAATTTCTGGCATTCTCACCGATAAAATTGGGATTCAGATGACCACATTTTTGGGCGGTGCTATTGCGTCCAGCGGTATGCTTCTATCCTCAATATTTTCTAGCAag GTGACATTACTATATTTGACTTATGGAGTGATGTACGGACTTGGTGCTAGTCTTGCCTATACACCGAGTCTAGCGATCTTGGGCCATTATTTTAAGAGGTACTTGGGTGTGGTCAATGGTATCGTCACGGCTGGAAGCTCTGTATTTACCACCCTTATGCCATACTTAATCGAAGTCATACTTCTCCTTTTCGGTTTGGAAGGGACGTTAAGATTTTTAGCTATGCTCACTGCGATTGTCATGGCTTGCGCTATTCTCTTCAAACCGATTCCAC TTACCTCGGTGCCGCGGGATCAACTAAAATCCAAATCGGGCTTCAAAAACTGTCTGAAGCAAGTTGTGAACGTCTCGATTTGGAAGAGAAAACGATACGTGGTATGGGCTAGTTCGATCCCTCTCGCTTTGTTCGG ATATTTCGTCCCGTATGTTCACATCGGGAAATTTGTCGAGACGGTGTTTAAGGGCTCGGATAAAAAGCTGCCGATTATGTGTATCGGTATTACTTCCGGTATAGGTCGACTTGTCTTCGGATATATCGCTGACTTGCCGAAGGTGAACAGAATATTGTTGCAGcag ATATCGTTCCTTAGTATCGGTGTTCTTACAATGCTTCTCCCCGTTACGAATTCCTATATGGTTTTACTAATTATCTCTTTGGCCATGGGATTATTCGATGGCTGCTTCATATCTCTTTTGGGTCCTATTGCATTTGATATATGCGGTCGAGAAGAAGCGACACAAGCCATTGGATTCCTATTAGGCATGTGTTCTATACCTTTGACTGTGGGACCGCCCATTGCTGGTCTTCTGTATGATCATACCG GTAGCTATGACATACCTTTCTTCTTAGCGGGTATTCCACCAATAGTAGGGGCACTCACGATGTTCCTGATAAAATTCGTGAAAGACGAAGAGCAGACCATCATTAACGGAAACACAGGGGATAAAACCACTTGTCAAAATG GCAGCTCGGGCATCCACTTTCTATCCCCGTATCTCGTGACAACTCTCAAACACGAGCAGTCAAACTGGAAGATGACGCGTTCAGGCGTCCACAGCCATCGTTCGTCGGAGTGTTACGGATTTCACGAGGACACAGTGTGCCAGGATCACGAGATCGGGTATCTCGGTCGTTACGAACGCTCAGAGAGCATGCCATTGCTCCACCGTGAGAATCGACCAGCTTCCGGTCGCCTCCAAAGGATGCTGCAATCGTCGATTCTTATAACGTGTTAG
- the LOC132906619 gene encoding monocarboxylate transporter 10 isoform X4 produces MTIAENTESKRTDSTNVSNINNEILERSSLNEDSQRPEEASNSSTEGNPLLETDGKNSSVKIDVSIVKSNRTDKDEDDRASMNASRKDADDRNVIVPPDGGLRAWMVMIGSFIINGVLFSVINTYSSIYLELQRRLLESGETGASSKAALVGSLTIGTTFFLSPISGILTDKIGIQMTTFLGGAIASSGMLLSSIFSSKVTLLYLTYGVMYGLGASLAYTPSLAILGHYFKRYLGVVNGIVTAGSSVFTTLMPYLIEVILLLFGLEGTLRFLAMLTAIVMACAILFKPIPLTSVPRDQLKSKSGFKNCLKQVVNVSIWKRKRYVVWASSIPLALFGYFVPYVHIGKFVETVFKGSDKKLPIMCIGITSGIGRLVFGYIADLPKVNRILLQQISFLSIGVLTMLLPVTNSYMVLLIISLAMGLFDGCFISLLGPIAFDICGREEATQAIGFLLGMCSIPLTVGPPIAGLLYDHTGSYDIPFFLAGIPPIVGALTMFLIKFVKDEEQTIINGNTGDKTTCQNDNSDQASTTR; encoded by the exons ATGACGATCGCGGAGAATACAGAGTCGAAGAGGACGGATTCGACGAACGTTTCTAACATCAATAACGAGATCCTCGAACGAAGTTCTCTGAACGAGGATTCGCAACGACCGGAGGAGGCCTCGAATTCGAGCACCGAAGGCAACCCTCTTTTAGAAACCGACGGTAAGAACTCGTCGGTGAAAATCGACGTGTCGATCGTGAAATCGAACAGGACGGATAAGGACGAGGATGATCGAGCGTCGATGAACGCCTCGAGGAAGGATGCTGATGACCGTAACGTGATCGTTCCACCGGATGGCGGTCTGCGAGCGTGGATGGTCATGATAGGCAGTTTCATCATCAACGGTGTTCTATTCAGCGTCATAAACACGTACTCGTCGATCTACCTTGAGTTACAGAGGAGACTGTTAGAGTCTGGAGAAACAGGGGCATCTTCGAAGGCAG CTTTGGTAGGGTCGTTAACCATTGGTACCACGTTCTTTTTATCGCCAATTTCTGGCATTCTCACCGATAAAATTGGGATTCAGATGACCACATTTTTGGGCGGTGCTATTGCGTCCAGCGGTATGCTTCTATCCTCAATATTTTCTAGCAag GTGACATTACTATATTTGACTTATGGAGTGATGTACGGACTTGGTGCTAGTCTTGCCTATACACCGAGTCTAGCGATCTTGGGCCATTATTTTAAGAGGTACTTGGGTGTGGTCAATGGTATCGTCACGGCTGGAAGCTCTGTATTTACCACCCTTATGCCATACTTAATCGAAGTCATACTTCTCCTTTTCGGTTTGGAAGGGACGTTAAGATTTTTAGCTATGCTCACTGCGATTGTCATGGCTTGCGCTATTCTCTTCAAACCGATTCCAC TTACCTCGGTGCCGCGGGATCAACTAAAATCCAAATCGGGCTTCAAAAACTGTCTGAAGCAAGTTGTGAACGTCTCGATTTGGAAGAGAAAACGATACGTGGTATGGGCTAGTTCGATCCCTCTCGCTTTGTTCGG ATATTTCGTCCCGTATGTTCACATCGGGAAATTTGTCGAGACGGTGTTTAAGGGCTCGGATAAAAAGCTGCCGATTATGTGTATCGGTATTACTTCCGGTATAGGTCGACTTGTCTTCGGATATATCGCTGACTTGCCGAAGGTGAACAGAATATTGTTGCAGcag ATATCGTTCCTTAGTATCGGTGTTCTTACAATGCTTCTCCCCGTTACGAATTCCTATATGGTTTTACTAATTATCTCTTTGGCCATGGGATTATTCGATGGCTGCTTCATATCTCTTTTGGGTCCTATTGCATTTGATATATGCGGTCGAGAAGAAGCGACACAAGCCATTGGATTCCTATTAGGCATGTGTTCTATACCTTTGACTGTGGGACCGCCCATTGCTGGTCTTCTGTATGATCATACCG GTAGCTATGACATACCTTTCTTCTTAGCGGGTATTCCACCAATAGTAGGGGCACTCACGATGTTCCTGATAAAATTCGTGAAAGACGAAGAGCAGACCATCATTAACGGAAACACAGGGGATAAAACCACTTGTCAAAATG
- the LOC132906641 gene encoding transmembrane protein 170A, with protein sequence MEAQTDSSVLRPPVNLRNINTGNVFYTPLTSFAEMWYQIFLWALFSSVFVHTIAGAICFATLRQHKYGKFFPLLIIIMGVLLPLTSGVLSSAAVAFVYRASRYPLPPLYALFWGIGQTVVAGCVGFTRILATL encoded by the exons ATGGAAGCACAAACAGATAGTTCTGTTTTGCGACCACCagttaatttaagaaatataaacacTGGCAATGTTTTTTATACACCTTTAACCTCATTTGCTG AAATGTGGTATCAAATATTCTTGTGGGCTCTATTTTCTTCCGTTTTTGTTCACACTATAGCTGGTGCTATTTGTTTTGCTACATTAAGACAACATAAATATGGAAA atTCTTCCCATTGCTGATTATAATAATGGGTGTATTATTGCCATTAACATCAGGAGTTCTTAGTTCTGCTGCCGTTGCTTTTGTATACAGAGCATCTCGATATCCACTGCCACCGTTATATGCATTATTTTGGGGTATTGGTCAGACTGTTGTAGCAGGATGTGTTGGATTCACAAGGATATTAGCAACTTTATAA